A portion of the Candidatus Taylorbacteria bacterium genome contains these proteins:
- a CDS encoding P-II family nitrogen regulator, which translates to MKKIEAIIKPFKLEEVKDALNDMGCGGMTVTEVKGFGRQKGHTEIYRGSEYTVDFLPKIKIELFVPDDKLELAIDKIILHAKTGRIGDGKIFSSSVEEAIRIRTEERGDAAL; encoded by the coding sequence ATGAAAAAAATCGAAGCAATCATCAAGCCCTTCAAACTTGAAGAAGTCAAAGATGCCCTCAATGATATGGGCTGTGGAGGCATGACGGTCACCGAAGTCAAAGGATTCGGCCGGCAAAAGGGCCACACCGAGATCTACCGCGGAAGCGAGTACACAGTGGACTTTTTGCCCAAAATCAAAATCGAACTTTTCGTTCCAGATGACAAGCTCGAGCTCGCCATTGACAAGATCATTTTGCACGCCAAAACCGGCAGGATTGGCGACGGGAAGATCTTCTCCTCCTCCGTGGAAGAAGCCATTCGAATTCGCACAGAGGAAAGGGGTGATGCGGCCCTTTAG
- a CDS encoding metalloregulator ArsR/SmtB family transcription factor encodes MIKRNDLEKTLKALANRRRLAILKLLRDNKELTVGELAERINLSFKSTSRHLSVLSYSEIVQKEQRGLEMYFSLSQTQKLASKHILSIL; translated from the coding sequence ATGATTAAAAGGAACGACTTGGAAAAAACATTAAAAGCATTAGCGAACCGAAGGAGGCTCGCAATTCTCAAGTTGCTTCGGGACAATAAAGAACTAACGGTTGGAGAATTGGCCGAACGGATCAACTTGTCGTTCAAGTCTACGTCGCGACATTTGTCTGTATTATCGTACTCGGAGATTGTCCAAAAAGAACAAAGGGGATTGGAAATGTATTTTTCGCTTTCTCAAACACAGAAACTCGCATCAAAACATATACTTTCTATTCTCTAA
- a CDS encoding M14 family zinc carboxypeptidase, with amino-acid sequence MKKTIIAIVVIILLGAGIYFITWSSNTKLMQKENVSTVTPTPSPTVAIPVPANKDMTVIGKSVEGRDILAYHFGTGDTKLLFIGGIHGGYEWNTALVAYELRDFLKENPDVIPQNVEVTVIPVLNPDGLSKVVGTTTSPFAKADVSTSQTTLVSGRFNAHTVDLNRNFDCDWQASAKWQNKTVSGGSEAFSEPESQAIRDYVELYKPNAVVVWYSAAGGVYASSCHNGVSSDTSALTDMYSKASGYPAHENFDFYEITGDMVNWLAKKNIPAISVLLTNHEDVEWIDNKAGILAVLKSYSK; translated from the coding sequence ATGAAAAAAACAATCATCGCAATCGTCGTTATTATTCTTCTCGGTGCCGGAATTTATTTTATAACATGGAGTTCTAACACCAAACTGATGCAGAAAGAGAATGTGTCAACTGTTACTCCGACTCCATCGCCGACAGTCGCGATACCAGTGCCCGCAAACAAAGACATGACAGTCATCGGCAAGTCTGTCGAAGGTCGCGATATTCTCGCATACCACTTCGGCACGGGCGACACGAAGCTTCTCTTTATAGGTGGTATACATGGAGGATACGAATGGAACACAGCGCTCGTGGCATATGAGCTTAGGGATTTTCTCAAGGAAAATCCTGACGTCATACCTCAAAATGTGGAAGTGACAGTTATTCCGGTTTTGAATCCGGACGGTTTGAGCAAGGTTGTGGGCACCACCACAAGCCCTTTCGCTAAAGCGGATGTGTCCACCTCACAAACAACTCTCGTCTCCGGACGCTTCAACGCGCATACCGTTGACCTCAATCGCAACTTCGACTGCGACTGGCAGGCGAGCGCAAAATGGCAAAACAAAACGGTAAGCGGAGGAAGCGAAGCATTCTCCGAGCCGGAGAGCCAGGCAATCCGAGATTATGTGGAATTATACAAGCCGAATGCGGTTGTTGTTTGGTACAGCGCCGCGGGCGGTGTATATGCTTCGAGCTGTCACAACGGTGTTTCGTCCGACACGAGCGCTCTTACCGATATGTACTCGAAAGCTTCCGGCTATCCTGCTCACGAGAATTTTGATTTCTATGAAATTACCGGCGATATGGTAAATTGGCTTGCAAAGAAAAACATTCCAGCAATAAGTGTGCTTCTCACGAACCATGAAGATGTAGAATGGATTGATAACAAAGCGGGTATCTTAGCGGTGCTAAAAAGTTATTCTAAATAA
- a CDS encoding phosphatase PAP2 family protein, which translates to MQFFTNLDTSAFFLLHNFAGIAGWGDLLITFLAVYLPFILPIVFLVLLFRSGYSRREKTRIACVAFFSALVSSFIIATLIHTFYFHPRPFISYGLEPLFLETSNSFPSLHATFFFAFSTAIYFYNKKWGISLFFVTLLMTIARVMAGVHYPSDILGGFAIGVVVAYLSVKYLVPKIRKITY; encoded by the coding sequence ATGCAATTTTTTACGAATCTCGACACAAGTGCTTTTTTTCTACTCCACAATTTTGCGGGGATAGCGGGGTGGGGGGATTTGTTAATTACCTTTTTGGCCGTGTATTTGCCTTTTATCCTGCCCATAGTATTTCTCGTGTTGCTTTTTCGTTCCGGGTATTCTCGGAGGGAGAAAACACGCATTGCCTGCGTTGCTTTCTTTTCAGCTCTTGTTTCCAGTTTTATCATTGCAACTCTTATCCATACATTCTACTTTCATCCTCGACCTTTCATTAGCTACGGGTTGGAGCCGCTATTTTTGGAGACCTCGAATTCATTTCCTTCGCTTCACGCTACTTTCTTTTTTGCCTTCTCAACGGCAATATATTTTTACAATAAAAAATGGGGTATTTCACTATTTTTTGTTACACTATTGATGACCATTGCCCGGGTGATGGCCGGCGTGCATTACCCATCCGATATTTTGGGCGGGTTCGCAATCGGTGTCGTGGTGGCATATCTATCTGTAAAATATCTTGTCCCAAAAATTAGAAAAATTACTTACTAA
- a CDS encoding M14 family metallopeptidase: MGTFSKRVIAVCIVLVLLGVGVFAFVKLRKVETVSTPVVVLQPKESGTKHAVIGTSVEGRSIEAFTFGSGATHLVFVGGIHGGYEWNSVLLSYQFIDYLSQNPGALPASLTVSVIPSANPDGVFKVIGKVGRFVLADVPTTTPQTTPGLGRFNAHDIDLNRNFDCNWKPTSTWREKTVSAGTQAFSEPEAKALRDFVLKDKPVGVVFWHSQSNAVYASECNAGILPRTLDIMNVYSKASGYPAVKSFDAYSITGDAEGWLASINIPAITVELSTHGTVEWERNLAGAKALFEYYRNLK; the protein is encoded by the coding sequence ATGGGAACGTTCTCGAAGCGGGTCATTGCGGTCTGTATTGTTCTCGTCTTGCTTGGCGTAGGTGTGTTTGCATTTGTTAAACTGCGCAAAGTGGAAACAGTCTCGACTCCGGTGGTCGTGTTACAGCCGAAAGAATCTGGGACAAAACACGCGGTAATCGGCACATCAGTCGAAGGTCGCTCCATCGAGGCATTCACGTTTGGAAGCGGGGCGACGCACCTCGTATTTGTGGGCGGTATCCATGGAGGGTATGAATGGAACAGCGTGCTTCTTTCGTATCAATTCATCGACTATCTCTCGCAGAATCCGGGGGCACTGCCCGCGAGTCTCACTGTTTCGGTAATTCCTTCCGCGAATCCCGACGGAGTGTTCAAGGTAATCGGGAAAGTTGGTCGCTTTGTCCTCGCGGATGTGCCGACCACGACTCCGCAAACCACGCCCGGATTAGGGAGATTTAACGCGCACGATATCGATCTCAATCGCAACTTTGACTGCAACTGGAAGCCCACAAGCACATGGCGAGAAAAAACGGTAAGCGCTGGGACACAGGCTTTCTCCGAGCCGGAAGCGAAAGCACTCCGCGATTTTGTTCTCAAAGATAAACCGGTTGGAGTCGTTTTTTGGCATAGCCAGTCTAATGCCGTGTACGCGTCGGAGTGCAATGCAGGTATTTTGCCGAGGACTCTCGACATCATGAACGTCTACTCCAAAGCGTCCGGCTATCCTGCGGTTAAATCATTTGATGCGTACTCCATTACCGGAGACGCCGAAGGTTGGCTCGCGTCCATAAACATTCCAGCGATTACGGTAGAGCTCTCCACTCACGGCACTGTCGAATGGGAGAGGAATCTTGCCGGGGCGAAAGCACTTTTTGAATATTATAGGAATCTGAAATAG
- a CDS encoding GIY-YIG nuclease family protein, which yields MSYFAYILECADTSLYVGCTNNLERRLKQHNYSKRGAHYTKIRRPVKLLYSERFLTLKKARRRELEIQGWRREKKLDLIDTKVSITIKTKKN from the coding sequence ATGAGTTATTTTGCATATATACTGGAATGTGCCGATACGTCTTTGTATGTCGGTTGCACAAACAATCTGGAAAGGCGTTTGAAACAGCATAATTATTCTAAAAGGGGAGCTCATTACACGAAAATTCGCAGACCGGTGAAGTTGCTTTATTCGGAACGGTTCTTAACGCTTAAGAAAGCTCGCAGACGAGAATTAGAAATACAGGGCTGGCGTAGAGAAAAGAAATTAGATTTAATAGATACGAAAGTCAGTATCACTATAAAGACAAAGAAAAATTGA
- a CDS encoding PPC domain-containing DNA-binding protein, with protein sequence MKLILEDDNYFVCRFDKGEEVMQGIADFCREREIGAGFFSAIGSVGELVLSYYNLENKKYEDRDFREKLEVTGVIGNVSLMKDLPLIHAHGTFSDKDMQVYGGHVKKLVVSATVEVMFTKLNGKIMREFNEETGLNLLQ encoded by the coding sequence ATGAAACTCATTCTCGAAGACGATAATTATTTTGTCTGTCGGTTTGATAAAGGAGAAGAGGTGATGCAAGGGATTGCAGATTTTTGTCGTGAACGAGAGATAGGAGCCGGATTTTTTTCTGCCATTGGTTCTGTCGGTGAGTTAGTGTTGTCGTATTATAATCTTGAGAATAAAAAATATGAGGATAGGGACTTCCGGGAAAAGCTTGAAGTAACGGGCGTTATCGGTAATGTGTCTCTCATGAAAGATTTGCCGTTGATTCATGCTCACGGCACATTTTCGGATAAAGACATGCAGGTGTACGGCGGTCACGTAAAAAAACTGGTCGTTTCCGCTACCGTTGAAGTCATGTTTACAAAATTGAATGGTAAGATTATGAGAGAATTTAACGAAGAAACTGGTTTGAATCTCTTGCAATAA